The Kineococcus mangrovi region GGTCTGTTCGCCCTGCTCGACCGGCTGGTGGTGCCGTTCCTCCTCTTCGCCGTCGCCCCGGTGGTCTTCAACACCGTCGCCCGGCGCGACCTGCTCCTGAAGGCGCTCACCCTCCTGGGGCTGTACCTGGGTTTCACGGCCCTCATGGAGACCCTGAAGGTGTGGAGCCTGGTCTTCCCCAGCTACGTCTCCGACCCGTCGGTCGGCATCCAGTTCGGCCGGGCGCGAGGTCCCTTCGTCGCCTCGGAGGCGATGGGGATGGCCTGCTCGGCGACCGCCTTCGCCGCGGCGCTCGTCGCCACCCGGTTCCGGGGTGCGTGGCGCGCCGTCGCCGTGGCCACCGTCGTCCTGGCCGGTGCCGGGGTGCTGGAGTCGCTGACACGCTCGGTCTGGGTGGGAACCGTGGGCGGCATCGTCGTCGCCATGCTCGGCTCCGGACGCGGGCGGCGGCTGCTGCCCGCGGTCCTCGCAGGCACCGCGGTCCTCGTGGTCGCCCTGCTGGCCGTCGTCCCCGGGCTCAGCCAGAGCACGGACGAACGCGCAGGAACCACTCGCTCGGTCTACGACCGGGCCAACACCAACGCTGCCGCGCTGAGGATCGTCGAGGAGCACCCGCTGACGGGAGTCGGCTGGCTGCGGTTCATCGACGTGTCCCGCGACTGGGTGCGTCAGGCGGACACCTACCCGATCACGAACGTCGACATCGAGGTCCACAACGTCCTGCTGGGGCGCGCCGCCGAGATCGGTCTGCCCGGCGCTGCGGTGTTCGTCGCCTGCATCTTGCTGGGACCGGTGCGGGCGGTCTTCCAACGCGGTTACGCTGAGGATCAACCGGACCTGCTCGGCTGGCGGTCGTTGTCGACCGCCGTCACAGCGGTCTGGGGTGTGACGATACTGCTGAGTCCGACGCCCTACCCGTTGCCCAACTCCCTGGTCTGGATGCTGGCGGGGATCGCGCTCATCCCCCACCTGACGAAGGGGCGACCCGATGACGACCGACAACCCAGCGTCGGGGGCGAACCCGGCCCGGAACGCTGACGCCTCCCTGACGCGGGCCGTGGCCCGCGCGCGCAGGCTCGCGGGAGCAGCCTCCTACCTGGCGCTGACGAGACACCTGCCCTGGTCACCGCGTCCCGGTGGGCGGGCCGCGCGACGCCTGCGCGCGCTGAGCGCCCGGGCGATGCTCGACCGGTGCGGCGACGACGTGAACGTCGAACACGGGGCCTGGTTCGGCTCCGGCAAGGGGATCCGGCTCGGAGACCGCTCCGACATCGGCATGGACGCCCTCGTCATCGGCCCGGTCCACATCGGCCGGGACGTCATGATGGGTCCCCGCTGCATCCTGCTGGCATCGGCCCACGAGACGGCCGCCGTCGACGTCCCGATGAACCAGCAGGGGTTCCGTCCCGACCGGCCGATCGTCATCGAGGACGACGTCTGGATCGGAGCCGGCTGCACGATCCTGCCCGGCCGCCGCATCGGGACCGGTTCCATCGTCGGCGCCGGCTCCGTCGTCGTGGCCGACGTCCCACCGTGGACGGTGGTCGCGGGGAACCCGGCACGCATCGTGAAGTCCCGGCGCCCGGGAGACCGCGTGCCGGAGGTGGTCACCCGCGCCGTCGAGGTGGCCGAGACCCTCTCGAGCGAGCTCGGGGGTCTCTAGCCGCTCGGCCCGGGGCCAGGAGCCAGGGGCGGGGCCTTCGTCAGCCTCCCGCCGACGGGCTCGCGGACCGGCTCGGCTTGCCGTAGTTGCGCGGCAGGGCTTGCAGGTCCTCCCAGGGGAAGCCGGCCATGACCTCGTAGGACTTCGCGTCCCCCATGAGAGCGGGCCAGGGGTTGTCCTGCGCCAGCTCCTGCCCGCTCTCGGCCGTGATGGCGACGGACCCGGCGCGGTCGGTGACGATGAAGCCGTACTTCTGGGCGGCCCGGGCGATCATGGCCGCCAGAGGCGTCAGCCCGAGCTGGTCGACGTCCACGTCGGGGTCGAGCCGCAAACGGGTCCCCTCCTGGACCGCGTCCTCGTCCCGGTCGTTCCCGTCGCTGCGCTGGGCCGGCCAGCTGAAGGTCTTCCAGTGGCGAGCTGCGGTCAACTGCAAGGACAGGGCGTGGTCGATCGTCCCGCTCCGGGCGTCGTCGACCCACACCATGCCTCCGGCCAGTCCCAGACCCGTGCCACTCGACCCGAACCCCCCGTCGAAGTACCCGGGAGAACGTGACACGTCGTCCATGCGCCCGCCCCAGCAGGCCTGCCACGTCCCGGAGTCGGTCTTCTCCGCC contains the following coding sequences:
- a CDS encoding acyltransferase, giving the protein MTTDNPASGANPARNADASLTRAVARARRLAGAASYLALTRHLPWSPRPGGRAARRLRALSARAMLDRCGDDVNVEHGAWFGSGKGIRLGDRSDIGMDALVIGPVHIGRDVMMGPRCILLASAHETAAVDVPMNQQGFRPDRPIVIEDDVWIGAGCTILPGRRIGTGSIVGAGSVVVADVPPWTVVAGNPARIVKSRRPGDRVPEVVTRAVEVAETLSSELGGL
- a CDS encoding O-antigen ligase family protein; this translates as MEDDAEPARPLYLWCLVAAVLFNVFSGHWDAFHLPVGLDRLFFGLGMVLLVLDPWAWRRTTLRLRPAHVAMVALVLIATVSAAGHSTLFQTRGLFALLDRLVVPFLLFAVAPVVFNTVARRDLLLKALTLLGLYLGFTALMETLKVWSLVFPSYVSDPSVGIQFGRARGPFVASEAMGMACSATAFAAALVATRFRGAWRAVAVATVVLAGAGVLESLTRSVWVGTVGGIVVAMLGSGRGRRLLPAVLAGTAVLVVALLAVVPGLSQSTDERAGTTRSVYDRANTNAAALRIVEEHPLTGVGWLRFIDVSRDWVRQADTYPITNVDIEVHNVLLGRAAEIGLPGAAVFVACILLGPVRAVFQRGYAEDQPDLLGWRSLSTAVTAVWGVTILLSPTPYPLPNSLVWMLAGIALIPHLTKGRPDDDRQPSVGGEPGPER
- a CDS encoding DUF4124 domain-containing protein produces the protein MSEQRTPTARKSARPRWIAAGGVVVVLALVVVALLVHGGGSPTPGPTERNDDVALPADYPFSAESVWRQDISDAPVADNSAAQVAEIAEQVESRHDGVAAFNVNRFQVSFYTVGPDQPRVDVDWDDCQKKGYTPKGLLGEDGQFTDVPIPDDAVPAAGTDGQLTIYSPETDQLWEFWKAEKTDSGTWQACWGGRMDDVSRSPGYFDGGFGSSGTGLGLAGGMVWVDDARSGTIDHALSLQLTAARHWKTFSWPAQRSDGNDRDEDAVQEGTRLRLDPDVDVDQLGLTPLAAMIARAAQKYGFIVTDRAGSVAITAESGQELAQDNPWPALMGDAKSYEVMAGFPWEDLQALPRNYGKPSRSASPSAGG